One genomic segment of Brassica napus cultivar Da-Ae chromosome A3, Da-Ae, whole genome shotgun sequence includes these proteins:
- the LOC106440401 gene encoding uncharacterized protein At4g15970, with protein sequence MNSPSSSSSSPSSPSKFLDLGSVFGQKEVKKILVLFLGLTASCLLLYKTAYPLPQELDVNNLTSSRPLLDHSSSSSPQRRPKSISFREVLENASTENRTVIVTTLNQAWAEPNSLFDLFLESFRIGQGTQKLLQHVVVVCLDPKAFDRCSQLHPNCYYLETSGTDFSGEKLFATPDYLKMMWRRIELLTQVLEMGFNFIFTDADIMWLRDPFPRLYPDGDFQMACDRFFGDPYDSDNWVNGGFTYVKSNHRSIEFYKFWYKSRLDYPELHDQDVFNKIKHEAIVSEIGIQMRFFDTVYFGGFCQTSRDINLVCTMHANCCIGLEKKLHDLNLVLDDWRKYLSLSEQVKNMTWSVPMKCL encoded by the exons ATGAATtctccctcttcttcttcctcctccccTAGTTCCCCTTCAAAGTTTCTTGATTTGGGATCTGTGTTCGGACAAAAAGAAGTGAAGAAAATCTTGGTCTTGTTTCTCGGCTTAACTGCTTCATGTCTACTTCTTTACAAAACAGCTTATCCTCTTCCTCAAGAGCTCGATGTCAACAATCTCACTTCTTCTCGTCCTTTGCTCGATCACTCCTCTTCGTCTTCTCCACAAAGA AGGCCAAAGTCAATCAGTTTTAGGGAAGTTCTCGAGAATGCATCGACAGAGAATCGAACAGTTATCGTAACTACGTTGAATCAAGCATGGGCAGAGCCAAATTCTCTGTTCGATTTATTTCTTGAAAGCTTTCGTATTGGACAAGGAACACAGAAGCTACTTCAACATGTGGTTGTTGTTTGCTTGGATCCCAAGGCATTTGATCGGTGCTCACAACTTCACCCTAATTGCTACTATTTAGAAACCTCAGGAACTGATTTCTCCGGCGAGAAACTTTTTGCTACTCCTGATTACCTCAAAATGATGTGGAGGAGAATCGAGCTCCTCACACAAGTGCTTGAAATGGGATTTAACTTCATCTTCACG gatGCAGATATAATGTGGCTTAGAGATCCATTTCCTCGGCTATATCCAGATGGGGATTTTCAGATGGCGTGTGATCGATTCTTCGGTGATCCTTATGACTCAGACAATTGGGTAAACGGAGGCTTCACTTACGTGAAATCAAACCACAGAAGCATTGAGTTCTACAAGTTTTGGTACAAATCTCGTCTAGATTATCCAGAGTTACATGACCAAGATGTGTTCAACAAGATCAAACACGAGGCTATAGTCTCAGAGATTGGGATCCAGATGAGATTCTTTGACACGGTTTACTTTGGTGGGTTTTGTCAGACGAGCAGAGACATAAACTTGGTGTGTACGATGCATGCTAATTGTTGTATTGGATTAGAGAAGAAGCTTCATGATCTTAATCTCGTTCTTGATGACTGGAGAAAGTATTTGTCTTTATCTGAACAAGTTAAGAATATGACTTGGAGTGTTCCTATGAAGTGTTTATGA
- the LOC106440403 gene encoding protein OSB2, chloroplastic-like isoform X1 has translation MNLISKSLTRIECSPLFHPQIPSGNRITPQRIRFHPAAAAAVSGSGGKKQRAKAPPEMVTAKKEKEPGRPNEVAYEKEAANWVNLIGFVDQPVQFEASSDGKFWAGTVISQRSASGSSAFWIPIIFEGDLAKTADRYISKDDLIHVSGKLFIDSPPPNMTYAQSNVQVLVQNLSFVQPASPPLVISSSSKKEENSVKKRPASPPVVVASSESDIKKQPGRAKKNIVMDEASDSWNQLIENPKDWWDHRENKANGLVKPRHPDFKSKDSSLSLWLNKAPAWVLPKLQGLEFDVLVPKGRGVKQLKGEESWKELVENPDKWWDNRIDKRNAKAPDFKHKETGEALWLNESPTWVLSKLPPVKKRQEITVS, from the exons ATGAATCTGATCTCCAAATCCTTGACGAGAATCGAATGCTCCCCGCTTTTCCATCCCCAAATCCCATCCGGGAATCGAATCACCCCTCAGCGAATCCGTTTCCAccccgccgccgccgccgctgTCTCCGGGAGCGGCGGAAAGAAACAAAGAGCCAAGGCGCCTCCGGAGATGGTGACGgcgaagaaggagaaggaacCGGGTCGGCCAAATGAGGTAGCTTACGAGAAGGAAGCAGCGAATTGGGTGAATCTGATTGGGTTTGTGGATCAGCCGGTTCAGTTCGAAGCTTCTTCCGACGGAAAGTTCTGGGCAGGCACTGTTATCTCTCAGAGGTCTGCTTCAGGTTCCTCTGCTTTCTG GATTCCGATAATTTTCGAAGGTGATTTAGCGAAAACAGCAGATCGTTATATAAGTAAAGACGATCTTATCCATGTTTCTGGCAAGCTTTTTATTGATTCCCCTCCTCCAAATATGACTTATGCTCAATCCAATGTTCAG GTATTGGTACAGAATCTTAGCTTTGTGCAGCCTGCTTCTCCGCCTCTGgttatatcatcatcatctaaaaaggaagaaaatagCGTTAAGAAGCGGCCTGCTTCACCGCCTGTGGTTGTAGCATCATCTGAAAGTGACATTAAGAAACAGCCTG GTAGAGCTAAGAAGAATATAGTTATGGATGAAGCTTCTGATTCTTGGAATCAACTCATTGAAAATCCTAAAGACTGGTGGGATCATCGTGAAAATAAAGCCAATGGATTG GTAAAGCCAAGGCATCCTGATTTCAAGAGCAAAGACAGCAGTCTCTCACTGTGGCTCAATAAGGCTCCTGCTTGGGTTTTGCCAAAACTCCAAGGACTTGAGTTTGATGTTCTTGTCCCTAAAGGTAGAGGAGTGAAACAACTCAAAG GAGAAGAATCATGGAAAGAATTGGTTGAGAATCCTGATAAATGGTGGGACAATAGAATTGACAAG AGAAACGCAAAAGCTCCTGATTTCAAACACAAGGAGACAGGTGAAGCACTTTGGCTAAATGAGTCTCCTACTTGGGTGTTATCAAAACTGCCACCAGTCAAGAAGAGACAAGAAATCACCGTCTCGTAG
- the LOC106440403 gene encoding protein OSB2, chloroplastic-like isoform X2: MNLISKSLTRIECSPLFHPQIPSGNRITPQRIRFHPAAAAAVSGSGGKKQRAKAPPEMVTAKKEKEPGRPNEVAYEKEAANWVNLIGFVDQPVQFEASSDGKFWAGTVISQRIPIIFEGDLAKTADRYISKDDLIHVSGKLFIDSPPPNMTYAQSNVQVLVQNLSFVQPASPPLVISSSSKKEENSVKKRPASPPVVVASSESDIKKQPGRAKKNIVMDEASDSWNQLIENPKDWWDHRENKANGLVKPRHPDFKSKDSSLSLWLNKAPAWVLPKLQGLEFDVLVPKGRGVKQLKGEESWKELVENPDKWWDNRIDKRNAKAPDFKHKETGEALWLNESPTWVLSKLPPVKKRQEITVS, encoded by the exons ATGAATCTGATCTCCAAATCCTTGACGAGAATCGAATGCTCCCCGCTTTTCCATCCCCAAATCCCATCCGGGAATCGAATCACCCCTCAGCGAATCCGTTTCCAccccgccgccgccgccgctgTCTCCGGGAGCGGCGGAAAGAAACAAAGAGCCAAGGCGCCTCCGGAGATGGTGACGgcgaagaaggagaaggaacCGGGTCGGCCAAATGAGGTAGCTTACGAGAAGGAAGCAGCGAATTGGGTGAATCTGATTGGGTTTGTGGATCAGCCGGTTCAGTTCGAAGCTTCTTCCGACGGAAAGTTCTGGGCAGGCACTGTTATCTCTCAGAG GATTCCGATAATTTTCGAAGGTGATTTAGCGAAAACAGCAGATCGTTATATAAGTAAAGACGATCTTATCCATGTTTCTGGCAAGCTTTTTATTGATTCCCCTCCTCCAAATATGACTTATGCTCAATCCAATGTTCAG GTATTGGTACAGAATCTTAGCTTTGTGCAGCCTGCTTCTCCGCCTCTGgttatatcatcatcatctaaaaaggaagaaaatagCGTTAAGAAGCGGCCTGCTTCACCGCCTGTGGTTGTAGCATCATCTGAAAGTGACATTAAGAAACAGCCTG GTAGAGCTAAGAAGAATATAGTTATGGATGAAGCTTCTGATTCTTGGAATCAACTCATTGAAAATCCTAAAGACTGGTGGGATCATCGTGAAAATAAAGCCAATGGATTG GTAAAGCCAAGGCATCCTGATTTCAAGAGCAAAGACAGCAGTCTCTCACTGTGGCTCAATAAGGCTCCTGCTTGGGTTTTGCCAAAACTCCAAGGACTTGAGTTTGATGTTCTTGTCCCTAAAGGTAGAGGAGTGAAACAACTCAAAG GAGAAGAATCATGGAAAGAATTGGTTGAGAATCCTGATAAATGGTGGGACAATAGAATTGACAAG AGAAACGCAAAAGCTCCTGATTTCAAACACAAGGAGACAGGTGAAGCACTTTGGCTAAATGAGTCTCCTACTTGGGTGTTATCAAAACTGCCACCAGTCAAGAAGAGACAAGAAATCACCGTCTCGTAG
- the LOC106440402 gene encoding multiple organellar RNA editing factor 1, mitochondrial — protein sequence MAMISHRLRRALLTASSSLNRSVSISTSSVSPTADSPLVQRSVLARLTEVTTTRAPVRLFSTRQYKLYKEGDEITEDTVLFEGCDFNHWLITMDFPKDNPLSPEEMVSTYEQTCAAGLGISLEEAKTKMYACSTTTYHGFQAIMTEQESEKFKDLPGVVFVLPDSYIDPVNKAYGGDKYENGVITHRPPPIQANRRTRDKFNHRSDRQGGPQNFQRNPNYCQQPPMQGGGGGYGGDPQQSYGPPGQGTQAPPPPFQGGYNQGPPRSPPPPYQAGYNQGQESPVPPFQGPPGGYGQGGPGNYSQGPQGGPMNGNYGPAPGARNPNLGYGQGYAGPGQEVNQRIPQADQRNAAGDWNNNNPVGQQGSDQFPQGRRY from the exons ATGGCGATGATATCTCACCGTCTCCGGCGAGCGTTACTCACAGCAAGTTCATCTCTTAACCGATCAGTCTCTATATCTACATCTTCCGTTTCTCCAACAGCGGATTCCCCTTTGGTACAGAGATCCGTTTTAGCGCGTTTAACGGAAGTAACAACTACTCGAGCTCCGGTGAGGCTGTTTTCGACGAGGCAGTACAAGCTCTACAAAGAAGGCGATGAGATCACGGAAGACACTGTTTTATTCGAAGGATGCGATTTCAATCACTGGCTCATCACCATGGACTTCCCCAAGGATAATCCTTTGTCTCCTGAAGAAATGGTCTCTACCTACGAGCAAACTTGCGCCGCTGGGCTTGGTATCAG CTTGGAAGAGGCCAAGACGAAGATGTATGCATGTAGCACAACAACATACCATGGGTTTCAAGCTATCATGACTGAACAGGAATCCGAAAAGTTCAAGG ATCTACCCGGAGTTGTGTTCGTGTTGCCAGATTCATACATTGATCCCGTGAACAAAGCGTATGGAG GAGATAAATATGAGAATGGAGTTATCACACACAGGCCGCCACCAATTCAGGCTAACAGAAGAACCCGTGATAAGTTCAATCATAGATCTGACCGTCAAGGCGGTCctcaaaatttccaaagaaaCCCAAATTATTGTCAGCAACCGCCAATGCAAGGTGGTGGAGGAGGCTATGGTGGTGATCCTCAGCAGAGCTATGGTCCTCCAGGACAAGGAACTCAAGCTCCTCCCCCACCTTTTCAGGGAGGCTACAACCAAGGACCGCCGCGATCTCCACCACCTCCATATCAGGCGGGTTACAATCAAGGCCAAGAATCTCCGGTGCCTCCATTCCAAGGACCACCAGGTGGTTACGGTCAAGGGGGACCTGGGAACTATAGCCAAGGACCACAAGGAGGACCTATGAATGGAAACTATGGTCCTGCACCCGGAGCTAGAAATCCCAATCTTGGATATGGTCAGGGATATGCTGGACCTGGACAAGAGGTGAATCAAAGAATTCCACAGGCTGATCAGAGGAATGCTGCTGGAGACTGGAACAACAATAATCCAGTAGGTCAACAGGGTTCTGACCAA TTTCCACAGGGGAGAAGATACTAG
- the LOC106440406 gene encoding multiple RNA-binding domain-containing protein 1 isoform X1, with amino-acid sequence MGFKREAKEVINAVVLKVRKQRNLHDCFFSLFPGGRGTMWSATLAFPSLVASSTSLSCCRNRRLPKIQASLSSYPLASKIMVRNLPFSTSEDFLQKEFSAFGEVSEVKLVKDESMKRSKSYAFIQFTSQDDAFLKPAHIIHILPQDRCFRK; translated from the exons ATGGGCTTTAAGCGCGAAGCAAAAGAGGTTATAAACGCTGTCGTTTTGAAAGTCCGCAAACAACGAAATCTTCACGACTGTTTCTTCTCTCTGTTCCCCGGCGGCCGTGGGACTATGTGGTCGGCGACGCTTGCTTTCCCTTCCTTAGTGGCTTCTTCAACTTCTCTATCATGTTGCAGAAACCGTAGACTTCCGAAGATTCAAGCTTCGCTGTCTAGTTACCCTCTAGCGAGCAAAATCATGGTCAGAA ATTTGCCGTTTTCGACAAGTGAAGATTTTCTACAAAAGGAGTTTTCAGCTTTTGGTGAGGTATCTGAAG tGAAGCTTGTCAAAGATGAGTCAATGAAGAGATCAAAAAGTTATGCCTTTATACAATTCACGTCTCAAGATGATGCATTTCTCAAACCGGCTCACATTATACATATACTCCCTCAAGATagatgttttagaaaataa
- the LOC106440406 gene encoding uncharacterized protein LOC106440406 isoform X2 has product MGFKREAKEVINAVVLKVRKQRNLHDCFFSLFPGGRGTMWSATLAFPSLVASSTSLSCCRNRRLPKIQASLSSYPLASKIMICRFRQVKIFYKRSFQLLVRYLK; this is encoded by the exons ATGGGCTTTAAGCGCGAAGCAAAAGAGGTTATAAACGCTGTCGTTTTGAAAGTCCGCAAACAACGAAATCTTCACGACTGTTTCTTCTCTCTGTTCCCCGGCGGCCGTGGGACTATGTGGTCGGCGACGCTTGCTTTCCCTTCCTTAGTGGCTTCTTCAACTTCTCTATCATGTTGCAGAAACCGTAGACTTCCGAAGATTCAAGCTTCGCTGTCTAGTTACCCTCTAGCGAGCAAAATCATG ATTTGCCGTTTTCGACAAGTGAAGATTTTCTACAAAAGGAGTTTTCAGCTTTTGGTGAGGTATCTGAAG tGA
- the LOC106440405 gene encoding polygalacturonase QRT3-like translates to MRLYYFVCSLLLLITFSTKFNEISSLRRDMTKLLEIQEKIQERLAVTPSLPPLSSPSSPFPKMVGRVIYPISYGADPTGGQDSSDAILEALTDAFQLQTELNMLPRVADLGGVVIDLQGGSYKIGKPLRFPSSGGGNLLVKGGTFRASEVFPGDRHLVELVTSMKMSLEDTFSDQKDQNSGIFFEDVTFKDVLFDSSFRGGGILVINSARIRITDCYFLHFTTQGIKVQGGHETYISNTFLGQHSTVGGDKQERQFSGTGIDISSTDNAITDVVIFSAGVGILLNGQANMVTGVHCYNKATWFGGIGILVKAHLTRIDNCYLDYTGIVIEDPVHVHVTNALFLGDANIVLRSVHGRINGVNIVNNMFSGDPKHNFPMVKLEGEFHEVGQVVIDQNNVEGMVLKSTTGRSKVSGNGTRWVADFSNVLLFPNRIEHYQHSFLAQSGQIPASAVTNVSNNVVVVETDRAVTGTVSVIVYQ, encoded by the exons ATGAGACTCTATTACTTTGTTTGCTCGTTACTGCTTCTCATCACTTTTTCAACTAAATTTAACGAGATATCATCCTTAAGAAGAGACATGACAAAGCTTCTTGAAATCcaagagaagatccaagaaagACTCGCAGTCACTCCCTCTCTCCCACCAttgtcttctccttcttctccattTCCCAAAATG GTGGGCAGAGTGATATACCCAATTAGCTACGGAGCTGACCCGACAGGTGGACAAGACAGTAGTGACGCAATACTTGAAGCTTTAACCGATGCTTTTCAGTTACAAACTGAGCTGAACATGCTACCACGTGTTGCTGATCTTGGAGGTGTTGTTATTGATCTCCAAGGTGGCAGTTACAAGATCGGTAAACCTCTCAGGTTCCCTTCCTCCGGTGGCGGAAACCTCCTG GTAAAAGGAGGGACATTCCGGGCATCAGAAGTGTTTCCTGGTGATCGGCATTTGGTCGAACTCGTGACATCAATGAAAATGTCGCTGGAAGATACGTTCTCCGACCAGAAAGACCAGAACTCTGGTATCTTCTTTGAGGACGTAACCTTCAAAGATGTTCTATTCGACTCAAGCTTCAGAGGTGGGGGCATTTTGGTAATCAACTCAGCTCGTATCCGCATAACAGATTGCTACTTCCTCCATTTCACAACGCAAGGGATCAAAGTCCAGGGAGGGCACGAGACATACATCTCAAACACCTTCTTGGGACAACATTCAACGGTAGGAGGAGACAAACAAGAAAGACAATTCTCCGGGACAGGGATCGATATCTCGAGCACCGATAACGCCATAACGGATGTAGTCATTTTCTCCGCAGGGGTCGGTATCTTGTTGAATGGCCAGGCCAATATGGTCACAGGCGTGCATTGCTACAATAAGGCTACATGGTTTGGTGGAATAGGCATTCTAGTGAAGGCTCATTTGACGAGGATAGACAATTGTTACCTCGATTACACAGGTATAGTCATTGAAGACCCCGTTCACGTTCATGTCACAAACGCTTTGTTCTTAGGAGATGCGAACATCGTGTTGAGATCGGTGCATGGGAGGATTAACGGTGTGAATATTGTTAATAACATGTTTAGTGGTGATCCTAAACACAATTTCCCGATGGTTAAGCTAGAAGGAGAGTTTCATGAGGTTGGCCAGGTTGTGATTGATCAGAACAATGTGGAAGGGATGGTGTTGAAATCAACGACCGGGAGGTCTAAAGTTTCTGGTAATGGGACGAGATGGGTCGCTgatttttcaaatgttttattattCCCTAACCGGATAGAACATTACCAGCATTCGTTTTTGGCTCAATCCGGACAGATTCCTGCGAGTGCGGTGACTAATGTTTCAAACAATGTGGTAGTTGTAGAAACTGATAGAGCTGTAACTGGAACCGTGTCAGTGATTGTTTATCAGTAG